One region of Armigeres subalbatus isolate Guangzhou_Male chromosome 3, GZ_Asu_2, whole genome shotgun sequence genomic DNA includes:
- the LOC134225534 gene encoding uncharacterized protein LOC134225534 has translation MFCVGALYSRKSLDVLFLTLIYAMPFLHYSVHIMPIIKISSDVQHEGKRIAVLVHKAINQSPLSVSSINRLMVFSRQLQQQTPAVSSGMFSFDWTLCFSMLSTVATYTMILVQFELEVPKFFLDALVRSTMERDAALNATRWLRPAENDSSALDMYS, from the exons ATGTTCTGCGTGGGAGCGCTCTATTCGCGCAAATCACTTGATGTGTTATTCTTAACGCTGATCTACGCGATGCCATTCCTGCACTACTCGGTACACATCATGCCAATCATAAAAATAAGTAGTGACGTTCAGCACGAG GGCAAACGGATAGCTGTCCTGGTTCATAAGGCCATAAATCAATCACCCCTTTCGGTCAGCTCCATCAACCGG CTCATGGTGTTCTCCCGGCAGCTCCAGCAGCAGACACCAGCCGTTTCCAGTGGGATGTTTTCTTTCGATTGGACATTGTGCTTTTCG atGCTTTCGACGGTGGCCACCTACACGATGATATTGGTACAGTTCGAGCTGGAAGTGCCAAAGTTTTTCCTCGATGCGCTGGTGAGATCCACAATGGAACGGGACGCGGCTCTGAATGCGACTCGGTGGCTCAGACCAGCGGAAAACGATAGTTCAGCTCTCGACATGTATTCTTAA